The following proteins come from a genomic window of Irregularibacter muris:
- a CDS encoding DUF3656 domain-containing U32 family peptidase: MEQNKKPELLSPVGSPEALVAAVENGADAIYLGGKKFSARQYASNFDEKELKKVIEYCHIQGVRVYITINTLLKEEELSSIIDYIVFLYKIGVDALIIQDLGLLKIIQRLLPDFPFQSSTQMTIHSLEGVKLLEREGFYRVVLARELSLKEIKSIVQESNTEIKIFNHGALCICYSGQCLMSSMIGGRSGNRGRCAQPCRKRYSLVDLDDFGHNRENKYAFLLSPKDLSTLEQVKDLIESGAHSFKIEGRMKRPEYVAIVTSLYRKAIDQYYSKQQIEITEQDIKNLKQIFNRGFTTAYLFSDQRGNIISKEKPNNRGLYLGKIYSIDNKSKKMHVLLEESLEIGDGIEVWTEDKNNSGMQVSHIEMNNREVKRAKAGEKISLSLLNNVKIGNSLYKTSDISLLKEAQNSFKNLYHKKRPIWGAATMKIGKALTLGLWDENHHFVSIESDTLVEKAIHRPMDRHKIQEQLGKLGGTPFELIDIEIDMDENSIIPIKEINQVRRKGIESLTKEILKVDRRIDKLVIKEKVQELWKLPIAQREKEIFHPFLVAKVNRMTSLKAVLETDVSEVIFGGDIDFDIKLYEKALNLAKEKEKSIVFSFPRITRKNYIDQLVRHRQDIKKLNPDGLLLSNLEMVHFFRDFPMEKEGDFTLNAFNHFAIEKLEEMGLENICISPELTLKEIEKIQKYTHIPLTLFVHGFMEMMISEYCPITCKQNKQDCYPCRNNRKFGLKDEKGITFPLYIDDFGRSHILNSQKLCLLENLSDVVKLNFKKLRIQFNMENEQEIIETMKAYEEYLNNLQRGRHTIPQRAEKLINKIREQGLTKGHYYRGVL; the protein is encoded by the coding sequence ATGGAACAAAATAAAAAACCTGAATTATTATCACCGGTTGGTAGTCCAGAGGCTTTAGTGGCCGCCGTAGAAAATGGAGCAGATGCAATATATCTTGGGGGAAAAAAATTTAGTGCAAGACAGTATGCATCTAATTTTGATGAAAAAGAGTTAAAAAAGGTTATAGAATATTGTCATATACAAGGAGTACGGGTTTATATTACCATAAATACCCTACTTAAGGAGGAAGAACTATCCTCCATTATTGATTATATAGTTTTTTTATACAAAATAGGAGTAGATGCACTCATTATACAAGATTTAGGGTTGTTAAAAATAATACAAAGGCTTCTTCCAGATTTTCCCTTTCAAAGTAGTACGCAAATGACCATTCATAGTTTAGAGGGAGTCAAATTACTGGAACGGGAAGGTTTTTATAGAGTGGTATTAGCCCGTGAGTTATCTCTAAAAGAAATAAAAAGCATTGTACAAGAAAGCAATACTGAGATAAAGATATTTAATCATGGAGCCTTGTGTATATGTTATTCGGGGCAATGTTTAATGAGTAGTATGATCGGAGGAAGAAGTGGAAATAGGGGAAGATGTGCTCAGCCCTGTAGAAAAAGATATTCTTTGGTGGACTTGGATGATTTTGGGCATAATAGAGAAAATAAATATGCATTTTTATTGAGCCCAAAGGATTTAAGTACTCTTGAACAAGTGAAAGATTTAATTGAAAGTGGTGCCCATTCTTTTAAAATTGAGGGGAGGATGAAAAGGCCCGAATATGTAGCCATTGTTACATCTCTTTATAGAAAAGCTATTGATCAATATTATAGTAAACAGCAGATAGAGATAACAGAACAAGATATAAAAAACCTAAAGCAAATCTTCAATAGAGGATTTACTACAGCCTATCTCTTCTCGGACCAAAGAGGAAATATCATTTCCAAAGAAAAACCTAATAATAGAGGGCTGTATTTAGGAAAGATCTATTCTATAGACAATAAAAGTAAAAAAATGCATGTCCTACTAGAAGAATCTTTAGAAATAGGAGATGGGATTGAAGTTTGGACAGAGGACAAGAATAATTCTGGTATGCAGGTATCTCATATAGAGATGAATAATAGAGAAGTAAAAAGGGCTAAGGCAGGAGAAAAAATAAGTTTATCCTTGCTAAACAATGTTAAAATAGGGAATTCCCTTTACAAGACTTCAGATATAAGTTTATTAAAAGAAGCCCAAAATAGTTTCAAAAATCTATATCATAAAAAAAGACCTATTTGGGGTGCTGCAACCATGAAAATAGGGAAGGCATTAACACTAGGTTTATGGGACGAAAATCATCATTTTGTATCAATAGAAAGTGATACTTTGGTTGAAAAAGCAATTCATAGGCCCATGGACAGACATAAGATCCAAGAGCAATTAGGTAAACTGGGAGGGACCCCCTTTGAATTAATAGATATAGAGATTGATATGGATGAAAATAGCATAATCCCTATAAAGGAGATCAACCAAGTCAGAAGAAAAGGCATAGAAAGTCTTACAAAAGAAATTCTGAAAGTGGATAGAAGGATAGATAAGCTAGTAATAAAGGAAAAGGTACAAGAACTTTGGAAGTTGCCTATAGCCCAAAGGGAAAAAGAAATCTTTCATCCCTTCTTAGTGGCTAAGGTCAATCGTATGACATCCCTAAAAGCAGTGCTGGAAACCGATGTTTCTGAAGTCATATTTGGGGGAGATATTGATTTTGATATTAAACTATATGAAAAAGCCCTAAATTTAGCTAAGGAAAAAGAAAAGTCCATTGTGTTTTCCTTCCCAAGAATAACAAGAAAAAATTATATAGATCAGTTAGTAAGGCATAGACAGGATATAAAAAAATTGAATCCTGATGGATTGCTATTGTCCAATTTAGAAATGGTACACTTCTTTAGGGATTTTCCCATGGAGAAAGAAGGGGATTTTACTTTAAATGCCTTTAACCATTTCGCTATAGAAAAACTTGAAGAAATGGGACTGGAAAATATCTGCATATCACCGGAATTGACTTTAAAAGAGATTGAAAAAATTCAGAAGTATACCCATATCCCGCTAACGCTTTTTGTCCATGGATTTATGGAGATGATGATCTCTGAATATTGTCCCATCACCTGTAAACAAAACAAGCAGGATTGCTATCCTTGTAGAAATAATAGGAAATTTGGATTGAAAGACGAAAAGGGAATAACCTTTCCTCTTTATATAGACGATTTTGGTAGAAGTCATATATTAAACTCTCAAAAGCTATGTCTACTAGAAAACCTTTCAGATGTAGTTAAATTAAACTTTAAAAAATTGAGAATTCAGTTTAACATGGAAAATGAGCAGGAGATTATAGAAACGATGAAAGCCTATGAAGAATATCTTAATAATTTACAAAGGGGACGACATACAATTCCCCAAAGGGCAGAAAAATTAATCAATAAAATTAGAGAACAAGGATTAACCAAGGGACATTATTATAGAGGAGTATTATAA
- a CDS encoding response regulator transcription factor yields the protein MEQKTRVLVVEDEENMRQLLRLYFERENFIMDEAINGKDALDIFKKNTYDLIVLDVMLPELDGWAVCRKIRQISKIPIIMVTARGEEFDRLFGFELGVDDYIVKPFSPRELIARVKALLRRSIHKPRNEQRETLFLKEITIDLKSREVYLKNKRINLTPKEYDLLLFLIHHRNTVFTREQLLQKVWGYEYFGDLRTVDTHIRRLREKLEEYHHYIATVWGVGYKLEVEDYE from the coding sequence ATGGAGCAAAAAACAAGGGTATTGGTAGTAGAAGACGAAGAAAATATGCGTCAATTGCTAAGACTGTATTTCGAACGAGAAAACTTTATCATGGATGAAGCAATAAATGGAAAAGATGCCTTGGATATATTTAAGAAAAACACCTATGATTTGATTGTATTAGATGTCATGTTACCAGAACTAGATGGATGGGCGGTATGTAGGAAAATACGTCAAATATCAAAAATTCCTATTATTATGGTCACGGCCAGGGGAGAAGAATTTGATCGATTATTTGGTTTTGAACTAGGAGTGGATGATTATATTGTAAAACCCTTTAGTCCTAGGGAGCTAATAGCCCGGGTAAAGGCATTGCTAAGAAGATCAATTCATAAACCACGAAATGAACAAAGAGAAACCTTGTTTTTAAAGGAAATTACTATAGACTTAAAATCAAGAGAAGTATATCTAAAAAATAAGAGAATAAACCTTACTCCTAAGGAATATGACTTGCTTTTATTTCTTATACACCATAGAAACACTGTCTTTACACGAGAACAACTTTTACAGAAGGTATGGGGATATGAATACTTCGGTGACTTGCGTACTGTGGATACTCATATACGAAGACTAAGGGAAAAGCTAGAAGAATACCATCATTATATTGCAACGGTTTGGGGAGTGGGGTACAAACTTGAGGTGGAGGATTATGAATAA
- a CDS encoding sensor histidine kinase yields the protein MNKSLVWKLWLTLIIFLLIIFISSIFIQQTFLEKYYYGQLENELTKNAERLLRSINKKGMAYIPEEAEEVADSITGGVVVTDRFGKKLIEVGVLPYGEGKGYSYDDFIQVINSKKVYKINEDSVEEKMYVLGQPIIKNIPSKYKGKEEWLTNERVSDYSNERIVGTIFLNTPITSIENTLDRIKKQLICAAIIILMIWSMITLYLLKKFSKPLLEINKVTMDLIEGKYSEITSIKRKDEIGRLSENINKLSKRLYAEERMRKDLVANISHEIRTPLSLMRGYTEVLIDGMAKNKEEEKKYLGIVLSETERLQHLVSDLLDLSQIEEGLLRVEKQPILIDHLIRHVIDTHESLFDKNNLKIHYNISNPNLMVWADEFRIFQVLINLLNNSINHTPQGGEIFIDVVEGDRLSTICIRDTGEGMLPKDIPFIWERFYKGDRSRSEKKNNLGIGLAIVKNILTAHESNITVESEIGVGTEICFTLSKYISKE from the coding sequence ATGAATAAAAGCCTAGTTTGGAAACTATGGTTAACTTTAATTATATTCCTTCTCATCATATTTATTTCCAGCATATTTATCCAACAGACATTTTTAGAAAAATATTATTACGGGCAACTGGAAAATGAACTAACCAAAAATGCTGAAAGACTTTTGCGATCCATTAATAAAAAAGGAATGGCTTATATACCAGAAGAAGCAGAGGAAGTAGCGGATTCTATTACAGGCGGGGTTGTCGTTACAGACCGTTTTGGGAAAAAACTGATAGAGGTAGGAGTGCTCCCCTATGGAGAGGGCAAGGGGTATTCTTATGATGATTTTATCCAAGTTATCAATAGTAAAAAAGTCTATAAAATTAATGAAGATAGTGTAGAGGAAAAAATGTATGTCCTTGGACAGCCCATAATAAAAAACATCCCTTCAAAATATAAAGGCAAGGAAGAATGGTTAACAAATGAAAGAGTGTCAGATTATTCCAATGAAAGAATAGTGGGTACCATATTTTTGAACACTCCCATAACATCTATTGAGAATACTTTGGATAGAATTAAAAAGCAATTAATATGTGCAGCTATTATTATTTTAATGATTTGGAGCATGATTACCCTATACCTTCTAAAGAAATTTTCTAAACCCTTGTTAGAAATAAACAAAGTAACTATGGATTTAATTGAAGGGAAATACAGCGAGATAACCAGCATAAAAAGAAAAGATGAAATTGGTCGTCTCTCTGAGAATATCAATAAACTTTCTAAACGATTATACGCAGAAGAACGTATGCGAAAGGATTTGGTTGCAAACATTTCTCATGAAATTCGAACTCCTCTTAGTCTAATGAGAGGATATACAGAAGTACTTATTGATGGTATGGCTAAAAATAAGGAAGAAGAGAAAAAGTATTTAGGTATAGTGTTGTCTGAAACTGAACGATTACAACATTTGGTATCTGACCTATTGGATTTATCTCAAATTGAGGAGGGACTCCTCAGGGTAGAAAAACAACCTATTTTAATTGACCATCTAATTCGGCACGTCATTGATACCCATGAATCCTTATTTGATAAAAATAATTTAAAGATTCACTATAATATAAGCAATCCTAATTTAATGGTGTGGGCAGATGAATTTAGAATTTTTCAAGTATTAATCAATTTATTAAATAACTCAATCAATCACACTCCCCAAGGGGGGGAGATTTTTATTGATGTAGTCGAAGGGGACAGATTATCTACAATCTGTATTAGAGATACTGGAGAAGGTATGCTGCCAAAAGATATTCCTTTTATATGGGAAAGATTTTACAAGGGGGATCGTTCACGAAGTGAGAAAAAGAACAATCTAGGGATAGGACTTGCCATTGTCAAAAATATTCTCACTGCCCATGAAAGTAATATCACTGTAGAAAGTGAAATAGGAGTAGGTACAGAAATCTGTTTTACTCTTTCTAAATATATAAGTAAAGAGTAA
- a CDS encoding endonuclease MutS2, which yields MNEKSLRVLEYFKIIEEVSQYANSPLGREKILSLRPITDLEKVRGKLQETTESVAIVLQKGRIPLEGLTDIGPFLKKAKIGSILSPGELLKIARSLKICENVKDYIKEERNQISPYPIISSIIEELVELPGLTKELLRVIIGEDELSDHASPTLHRIRKQIQGKNNALRDKLNKMIHSTHYQKYLQEPIVTLRGDRYVIPVKQEYRANVAGLIHDQSSSGATLFIEPMSIVEMNNDLKTLIGQEEEEIERILIEFTGIIENNYEVISNNFELLGKLDAIFAKGNYSLNIRGSEPLLNHEGYINFKQARHPLIPDKDVMPSDIFLGRDFHTLLITGPNTGGKTVTLKTIGLLCLMGQSGLHIPVKDGSEMAIFHKVFADIGDEQSIEQSLSTFSSHMTNIVDILDEVDERSLVLFDELGAGTDPTEGAALAMSILDFLHKKNIRTVATTHYSELKEYALSTQGIENAAVEFNIETLRPTYILQIGLPGKSNAFEISKRLGLMNEVINQAREYISQEDIQFEDLLLDIETKRKQIEEESIRIKNKRLEIENLKNQLEEKELRFNEKKDKLMQRAREEALEIVKEAKTQMDEIITELRRLEKEQILKGHNKSIENAKKQLRESENDIQKELAKAGVPRISYSVPKDLKPGDEVLITTLNQKGFVLSLPDDKDEVQIQAGIMKINVHINNLSKLNNKKEKTFMQKTSRTIKAKTISISPQLDLRGKTTEEAILDTDKYLDDAYLANLGTITIIHGKGTGALRKSIHDLLKSHTHVKDYRIGKYNEGGEGATIVSIK from the coding sequence ATGAATGAAAAATCTTTAAGAGTATTAGAATATTTTAAGATAATAGAAGAAGTATCCCAATATGCAAATTCTCCATTGGGGAGGGAAAAAATATTATCCCTTAGGCCTATAACAGACTTGGAAAAAGTAAGGGGGAAGTTACAGGAAACCACAGAATCAGTAGCTATTGTTCTACAGAAAGGAAGGATTCCTCTAGAGGGCCTCACCGATATAGGTCCGTTTTTAAAAAAAGCCAAAATAGGTTCAATTTTATCCCCTGGGGAATTGTTAAAAATAGCTAGAAGTCTGAAAATCTGTGAAAATGTTAAAGATTATATTAAAGAAGAAAGAAATCAAATTAGCCCTTACCCAATTATTAGTAGCATTATAGAAGAATTAGTTGAATTACCTGGTTTGACAAAGGAACTCCTTAGGGTAATTATAGGCGAAGATGAATTATCAGATCACGCCAGTCCAACCTTGCATAGAATTAGAAAACAAATACAGGGAAAAAATAATGCTTTAAGGGATAAACTAAATAAAATGATTCACTCAACCCATTATCAAAAATACCTTCAGGAGCCAATTGTCACCTTAAGGGGAGATAGATATGTTATTCCTGTAAAACAAGAATATAGGGCCAATGTGGCGGGTTTAATTCATGACCAGTCTTCCAGTGGTGCTACTTTATTTATAGAACCTATGTCTATTGTGGAAATGAATAATGATCTAAAGACACTAATCGGGCAAGAAGAGGAAGAAATAGAAAGAATTCTAATAGAATTTACAGGAATAATTGAAAATAATTATGAAGTCATCTCCAATAATTTTGAATTATTAGGAAAACTAGATGCCATATTTGCTAAGGGGAATTATAGTTTAAATATAAGGGGGAGTGAACCCTTATTAAACCATGAGGGATATATTAACTTTAAGCAGGCTAGACATCCCCTTATTCCCGATAAAGATGTGATGCCATCGGATATTTTTTTAGGAAGAGATTTTCATACCTTACTCATTACTGGTCCAAATACAGGGGGAAAAACCGTTACTTTAAAAACCATTGGTCTATTATGTTTAATGGGGCAATCAGGACTCCATATTCCTGTAAAGGATGGCAGTGAAATGGCAATATTTCATAAGGTTTTTGCGGATATAGGAGATGAACAAAGTATTGAACAGAGCCTAAGTACCTTTTCTTCCCATATGACCAATATTGTAGATATTTTAGATGAAGTTGACGAGAGATCTTTAGTCCTATTTGATGAACTGGGGGCAGGCACCGATCCAACAGAAGGAGCGGCTTTGGCTATGTCTATATTGGACTTTTTACACAAAAAAAATATTAGAACGGTAGCCACTACCCATTATAGTGAACTTAAAGAATATGCACTGTCTACCCAAGGGATAGAAAATGCCGCTGTAGAGTTTAACATAGAAACTCTAAGGCCAACTTATATTTTACAAATTGGATTACCTGGAAAGTCAAATGCTTTTGAAATATCCAAGAGGCTAGGTCTCATGAACGAAGTGATAAACCAAGCAAGGGAATATATTTCTCAAGAAGATATACAGTTTGAGGATTTGCTTTTGGATATAGAGACAAAAAGAAAACAAATAGAAGAAGAATCTATAAGGATTAAAAATAAGAGATTAGAAATAGAGAATCTTAAAAATCAGTTGGAGGAGAAAGAACTAAGATTTAATGAAAAAAAAGATAAACTTATGCAAAGGGCAAGGGAAGAAGCCTTGGAGATTGTTAAAGAAGCGAAGACCCAGATGGATGAAATTATAACTGAATTAAGAAGATTGGAAAAGGAACAAATCCTCAAAGGGCATAATAAATCTATAGAAAATGCCAAAAAGCAGTTAAGAGAATCCGAAAATGATATTCAAAAGGAATTAGCTAAGGCTGGTGTGCCAAGGATCTCCTATAGTGTTCCCAAGGATTTAAAGCCAGGGGATGAAGTATTAATCACTACCTTAAACCAGAAGGGTTTTGTATTATCCCTACCTGATGATAAAGATGAGGTACAAATACAAGCGGGTATCATGAAGATCAATGTCCATATTAATAATCTGTCTAAGCTAAACAATAAAAAAGAGAAGACCTTTATGCAAAAAACCTCAAGGACGATAAAGGCTAAGACAATAAGTATTTCTCCTCAACTAGATTTAAGGGGCAAGACCACTGAAGAAGCTATTTTAGATACAGACAAATATTTAGATGATGCCTATCTTGCCAATTTAGGGACCATTACCATCATTCATGGAAAGGGTACAGGTGCCCTAAGAAAAAGCATTCATGATCTGTTAAAAAGTCATACTCATGTGAAGGATTATAGAATTGGCAAGTATAATGAGGGGGGAGAAGGTGCTACTATCGTCAGCATTAAATAA
- a CDS encoding NADH:flavin oxidoreductase, translated as MVKLLDSFNIKGINIKNRIIIPPMAMNLADAQGGVTQEVIDHYEKMAKVGAGTIILEHCYVDIKGKNSPGQLAIDRDECIDGLREIAKVIHRHGVACGVQINHSGSIAPSTVIGQKPMGPSTIIHPKGDEMPNEMSDADIDEVKKNFKDAALRVKKAGFDFVEIHGCHGYLLNQFISPITNTRMDEYGGIRTNRIKLPLEIVEEIRREVGEDFAIFYRIAAADNIEDGITIDDAKYLAVKLVESGVDVLDVSAGLGGARLITDQQGYFVYLAEGIKSVINVPIITTGGIKEPIFAYHVINDCKADMIGIGRAILNDPLWVQKAYEQLKDIE; from the coding sequence ATGGTTAAATTATTGGATTCCTTTAATATCAAGGGAATAAATATTAAAAATCGAATAATTATACCTCCTATGGCTATGAATTTGGCCGATGCACAGGGAGGGGTAACCCAAGAAGTTATTGATCATTATGAAAAAATGGCCAAAGTGGGTGCAGGTACAATTATTCTAGAACATTGCTATGTCGACATAAAAGGGAAAAATAGCCCGGGTCAATTAGCCATAGATAGAGATGAATGTATAGATGGACTGAGAGAAATTGCAAAAGTTATTCACAGGCATGGCGTGGCTTGTGGGGTGCAAATAAATCATTCTGGCAGTATTGCTCCCTCTACTGTTATAGGACAAAAACCCATGGGACCTTCCACTATTATTCATCCAAAAGGTGATGAAATGCCTAATGAGATGAGCGATGCAGATATTGATGAAGTGAAAAAGAATTTTAAAGATGCAGCTTTAAGGGTGAAAAAGGCAGGATTTGATTTTGTAGAAATTCATGGATGCCATGGCTATTTATTAAATCAGTTTATATCTCCCATAACCAATACTAGAATGGATGAATATGGAGGCATAAGGACCAACAGAATTAAATTACCCTTGGAAATAGTAGAAGAAATTCGTCGAGAAGTAGGAGAGGACTTTGCTATTTTTTATAGAATAGCTGCTGCAGACAATATAGAAGATGGGATTACCATTGATGATGCAAAATATTTAGCTGTAAAACTAGTGGAATCTGGGGTAGATGTGCTGGATGTGTCAGCAGGGTTAGGAGGAGCAAGATTAATTACCGATCAACAAGGGTATTTTGTTTACCTAGCGGAGGGCATTAAATCCGTAATTAATGTCCCTATAATTACCACCGGAGGAATTAAGGAGCCCATCTTTGCATATCATGTTATTAATGATTGTAAAGCCGATATGATAGGTATAGGTAGGGCCATATTGAATGATCCATTATGGGTACAAAAAGCATATGAACAATTAAAGGACATAGAATAA
- a CDS encoding YkvA family protein — MKPYKIKQLLKKIKSLYKYILDQEVPFYKKLAIIFGFVYLLFPFDIIPDPILGLGLVDDIAVLVFIFNAFQGELDRYEKKANLKNKEKDNIIEDIDYQVKDRDERGE; from the coding sequence ATGAAACCCTATAAAATAAAACAACTTCTTAAAAAGATAAAATCTCTTTATAAATATATTTTAGATCAGGAGGTTCCTTTTTATAAAAAGCTAGCTATTATATTTGGCTTTGTTTATTTACTCTTTCCTTTTGATATTATTCCCGATCCCATATTGGGATTAGGATTAGTTGATGATATTGCAGTATTGGTCTTTATTTTTAATGCGTTTCAGGGGGAACTAGATAGATATGAAAAAAAGGCTAACCTTAAAAATAAGGAAAAGGACAATATCATCGAAGATATAGACTATCAAGTAAAAGATAGAGATGAAAGAGGGGAGTAA
- a CDS encoding DUF4870 domain-containing protein → MLTSEQKILALISHLGIFVGFPILAPLLILLLSQDDIIKIQAKEALVFQLGLVILTFIGKIFIILLIGIPILIFVGIITVVCPIVAAVSFIKNGYYSYPITGELAKKL, encoded by the coding sequence ATGCTCACATCTGAACAAAAAATATTAGCTCTTATTTCCCACTTAGGAATTTTTGTGGGTTTTCCCATATTAGCTCCTTTATTAATCCTGTTACTTTCCCAAGATGATATTATAAAAATACAGGCAAAGGAAGCTTTGGTCTTTCAATTGGGATTGGTTATATTAACCTTTATAGGGAAAATATTTATTATCTTATTAATTGGAATACCTATACTGATTTTTGTGGGTATAATTACCGTTGTTTGCCCAATCGTTGCAGCTGTGTCCTTTATAAAAAATGGATATTACTCTTATCCCATAACAGGAGAGTTGGCAAAAAAGTTATAA
- a CDS encoding CBS domain-containing protein has protein sequence MKLKDIMTTNVKYVTTQDNITNAAKVMENLNVGVVPVCEGERPIGMITDRDIVLRNVAKGTDYNNTSVGDIMSNGVIYGTPGMDVHEAASLMAENQIRRLPVVEDGKIVGIVSIGDLSLQDKLIDNAGEALSNISQPSQPNMY, from the coding sequence TTGAAATTAAAGGATATTATGACAACTAATGTAAAATACGTTACCACACAAGATAATATAACCAATGCTGCAAAAGTGATGGAAAATTTAAATGTTGGTGTAGTGCCAGTCTGTGAAGGGGAAAGGCCAATTGGTATGATTACAGATAGAGATATTGTTTTACGAAATGTAGCTAAAGGAACAGATTATAATAATACAAGTGTTGGAGATATTATGAGCAATGGTGTAATCTATGGAACACCTGGCATGGATGTGCATGAAGCAGCAAGTTTAATGGCAGAAAATCAAATACGCAGATTACCGGTTGTTGAAGATGGAAAAATTGTAGGGATTGTTTCCATAGGAGACTTATCCCTTCAAGATAAACTTATAGATAATGCGGGAGAAGCTTTAAGTAATATATCCCAACCGTCACAACCCAATATGTATTGA
- the pflA gene encoding pyruvate formate-lyase-activating protein, producing MEKDIGRIHSIETCGTVDGPGIRYVVFMQGCPLRCKYCHNCDTWEVNGGNLFTVEQLVEDILKYKNYLHFSGGGVTISGGEPTLQAPFITSLFKELKKHNIHTAIDSCGYTHIHRIEELLNYTDLVLLDIKHIDPISHKDLTGKDNGKILEFAKYLSNKDIKVWIRHVVVPGITDNKNDLRKLIAFIKSLKNVEKVELLPYHPLGIHKWEEMGYEYTLKDTPTPTPEEMETIQDMFLANNIEAVI from the coding sequence ATGGAAAAAGATATCGGAAGAATTCATTCTATAGAAACTTGCGGAACGGTTGATGGTCCTGGTATTCGATATGTAGTGTTTATGCAAGGTTGCCCTCTAAGATGTAAATATTGTCATAATTGTGACACTTGGGAGGTCAATGGAGGTAATCTCTTTACGGTTGAGCAGCTAGTAGAAGATATTCTAAAATATAAAAACTACTTGCATTTTTCAGGGGGAGGCGTAACTATCTCTGGCGGAGAGCCCACCCTTCAAGCTCCCTTTATTACTTCTCTTTTTAAGGAATTAAAAAAGCACAATATTCATACGGCCATTGACTCTTGCGGTTATACCCATATCCATCGAATAGAGGAGTTATTAAATTACACTGATTTAGTTTTATTGGATATTAAGCATATCGATCCAATAAGTCATAAAGACCTTACTGGTAAAGATAATGGCAAAATCTTGGAGTTTGCCAAATATCTTTCCAATAAAGATATTAAAGTTTGGATTCGGCATGTAGTGGTTCCTGGAATTACAGATAATAAGAATGATTTAAGAAAATTAATCGCTTTTATTAAGTCCTTAAAAAATGTGGAAAAAGTAGAACTTCTTCCCTACCATCCCTTGGGTATCCATAAGTGGGAAGAGATGGGATATGAATACACTTTGAAAGATACTCCCACACCAACACCAGAAGAGATGGAAACCATTCAGGACATGTTTTTAGCCAATAACATAGAAGCTGTAATATAG